A single genomic interval of Peromyscus leucopus breed LL Stock chromosome 7, UCI_PerLeu_2.1, whole genome shotgun sequence harbors:
- the LOC114686852 gene encoding caspase-12-like, with amino-acid sequence MQTVSEIAFDFIAFYNQEACTAMAGKRTHERDPIYKIKGLAKNVLDGVFDDLVEKNVLNGDELLRIGEGVRFLLNNAENLAENIFEKTEMAGKIFAGHIVNSRQQLRLKFHSDDEDDESQKISIASSPADSENGIKDRKDDEQTLSEQISTFSLTEFTKEKEDEEMKDDVGVAPASHPLLTAPQEIQSTEAHDTLQLCPRDQFYKMKTEMAKEIYPVMEKEGRTRLALIICNKKFDYLLDRDDAEVDILNMQELLQNLGYSVVLKENLTAQEMETELRRFAGRPEHQSSDSTFLVFMSHGILEGICGVKHRNREPDVLHDDTIFTIFNNSNCRSLRNKPKILIMQACRGRHNGIVWVSTRKGIATADTDEERVLSCKWNRCITKAHVEKDFIAFKSSTPHNISWKVGKNGSLFISKLIDCFKKYCWRYHLEEIFRKVQHSFEVPGELTQMPTIERVSMTRYFYLFPGN; translated from the exons ATGCAGACTGTTTCTGAGATTGCTTTCGATTTCATTGCTTTttacaaccaggaagcctgcacaGCCATGGCGG GCAAGAGGACACATGAAAGAGATCCAATCTACAAGATCAAGGGTTTGGCCAAGAATGTGTTGGATGGGGTTTTTGATGACTTGGTGGAGAAGAATGTGTTAAATGGAGATGAGTTACTCAGAATAGGGGAAGGTGTGCGCTTCCTTCTGAACAACGCTGAGAACCTGGCTGAGAACATctttgagaaaacagaaatggcAGGCAAAATATTTGCAGGCCACATTGTCAACTCCAGGCAGCAGCTGAGACTAA AATTTCATtctgatgatgaggatgatgaatCTCAGAAAATATCTATAGCATCTTCTCCAGCAG ACTCCGAAAATGGaattaaagacagaaaagatgATGAACAAACTTTATCAGAGCAGATATCCACTTTCTCTCTGACAG aattcacaaaagaaaaagaagatgaagaaatgaaggacGATGTTGGAGTGGCCCCTGCATCACATCCACTACTAACAG ctcctcaggaaatccagagcaCAGAAGCCCATGATACACTGCAACTTTGTCCTCGAGATCAATTCTATAAGATGAAGACAGAAATGGCAAAAGAG ATATATCCAGTGATGGAGAAGGAAGGCCGAACACGCTTGGCTCTCATCATCTGCAACAAAAAGTTTGACTACCTCCTTGATCGAGATGATGCTGAGGTTGATATTTTGAACATGCAAGAGCTACTTCAAAACCTTGGATACTCAGTGGTGCTAAAGGAGAACCTTACAGCTCAG gagatggagacagaactACGGAGGTTTGCCGGCCGGCCGGAGCACCAGTCCTCTGACAGCACCTTCCTGGTGTTCATGTCCCATGGCATCCTGGAAGGAATCTGCGGGGTGAAGCACAGAAACAGAGAGCCGGACGTTCTTCATGATGACACCATCTTCACAATTTTCAACAACTCTAACTGCAGGAGTCTGAGAAACAAACCCAAGATCCTCATCATGCAGGCCTGCAGGGGCA GACATAATGGAATTGTTTGGGTATCCACAAGGAAAGGGATAGCCACTGCTGATACAGATGAGGAGCGTGTGCTGAGCTGTAAATGGAATAGGTGCATAACAAAGGCCCACGTGGAGAAAGACTTCATTGCTTTCAAATCTTCTACCCCAC ATAATATTTCTTGGAAGGTGGGCAAGAATGGCTCTCTCTTCATCTCCAAACTCATCGACTGCTTCAAGAAGTATTGTTGGCGTTATCATTTGGAGGAAATTTTTCGAAAA GTTCAACATTCATTTGAGGTCCCAGGTGAACTCACTCAGATGCCCACCATTGAGAGAGTATCCATGACACGGTATTTCTACCTCTTCCCTGGGAATTAA